The Methylomonas koyamae genome has a segment encoding these proteins:
- a CDS encoding aspartate-semialdehyde dehydrogenase → MSKTYDVAVVGATGAVGETMISILEERNFPVGKVYALASERSAGKRIPFKGESLVVEDLATFDFSKVQIGLFSPGASVSAEYAPKAAAAGCVVIDNTSQFRYDDDIPLVVPEVNPEKVADYKNRGIIANPNCSTIQMLVALKPIYDAAGISRINVATYQAVSGTGKEAIEELATQTANLLNAKPVSPSVYPKQIAFNVLPQIDVFMDNGYTKEEMKMVWETRKILGDADIQVNPTAVRVPVFFGHSEAVHIETKQKISVERVRELLSQAPGVTLLDERENGGYPTAVTESSGHDDVFVGRIREDISHPSGIDLWVVSDNVRKGAALNSVQIAEVLVKSYI, encoded by the coding sequence ATGTCTAAAACCTACGATGTAGCGGTCGTCGGCGCCACCGGCGCGGTCGGCGAAACCATGATTTCAATTTTGGAAGAGCGCAATTTCCCGGTCGGCAAAGTTTATGCCCTGGCCAGCGAGCGTTCGGCCGGAAAGCGGATTCCGTTCAAAGGCGAATCGTTGGTCGTCGAGGACTTGGCCACGTTCGACTTTTCCAAGGTGCAGATCGGCTTGTTCTCGCCAGGCGCTTCGGTCTCGGCCGAATATGCACCCAAAGCCGCCGCAGCCGGTTGCGTCGTGATCGACAATACCTCGCAATTCCGCTACGACGACGACATCCCGCTGGTGGTGCCGGAAGTCAACCCGGAAAAAGTCGCTGATTACAAAAACCGCGGCATCATCGCCAACCCGAATTGCTCGACGATACAAATGCTGGTGGCGTTAAAGCCGATTTACGACGCGGCCGGTATAAGCCGCATCAATGTCGCTACCTACCAGGCCGTATCCGGCACCGGCAAGGAAGCGATCGAGGAATTGGCGACGCAAACCGCCAATCTGTTGAATGCCAAACCGGTTTCGCCCAGCGTTTATCCTAAGCAAATCGCCTTCAACGTGTTGCCGCAAATCGACGTATTCATGGATAACGGTTACACCAAGGAAGAGATGAAAATGGTGTGGGAAACTCGAAAAATCCTGGGCGATGCCGATATACAAGTCAACCCCACCGCGGTGCGGGTACCGGTATTTTTCGGCCATTCCGAAGCGGTGCATATCGAGACCAAACAGAAAATATCGGTGGAACGCGTCCGCGAATTGCTGAGCCAGGCGCCCGGCGTCACCTTGCTGGACGAACGCGAGAACGGCGGCTACCCGACGGCAGTCACCGAATCCTCCGGCCACGACGATGTGTTCGTCGGCAGGATCCGCGAAGACATCTCGCATCCGAGCGGAATAGACTTGTGGGTGGTCAGCGACAACGTCAGAAAGGGTGCGGCGCTTAACAGTGTGCAGATCGCCGAAGTCCTGGTAAAAAGCTACATCTAG
- the leuB gene encoding 3-isopropylmalate dehydrogenase — protein MPKKIAVLPGDGIGPEIVAEALKVLNFINADMSLGLNFETALVGGAAYDAFGTPLPQQTLNLCKNADAVLLGAVGGPKWEPLAHAIRPERGLLGIRSELNLFSNLRPAILYPQLVHASTLKPEVVAGLDLMIVRELTGGIYFGQPRGIHVAESGEKVGLNTEIYSESEIRRIAHSAFRIAQKRRKKLCSVDKANVLEVTELWRNVMAEVGKDYPDVQLSHMYVDNAAMQLVRAPKQFDVIVTTNMFGDVLSDIAAMLTGSIGMLPSASLDANAKGMYEPIHGSAPDIAGQGIANPLATILSVAMMLRYTFNQPEAAERIEAAVNSALDANVRTADIYSAGTTQVSTAEMGNAVLKALQG, from the coding sequence ATGCCGAAAAAAATCGCCGTGTTACCGGGTGACGGCATAGGCCCGGAAATCGTCGCCGAAGCGCTGAAGGTGTTGAACTTTATCAACGCCGACATGAGCCTCGGCCTGAACTTCGAGACTGCACTGGTCGGCGGCGCCGCTTACGACGCCTTCGGCACGCCGCTGCCGCAACAAACCTTGAACCTGTGCAAGAACGCCGACGCAGTGCTGCTCGGTGCGGTCGGCGGCCCGAAATGGGAACCGTTGGCCCACGCGATCAGGCCGGAACGCGGCTTGCTCGGCATCCGTTCGGAGCTGAATCTGTTTTCCAACTTGCGGCCGGCGATTTTGTACCCGCAATTGGTGCACGCCTCGACGCTGAAACCGGAAGTGGTTGCCGGCCTGGACCTGATGATCGTCCGCGAATTGACCGGAGGCATCTACTTCGGCCAACCGCGCGGTATCCACGTTGCCGAATCCGGCGAAAAAGTCGGCCTGAATACGGAGATTTACAGCGAATCGGAAATTCGCCGCATTGCCCATTCGGCATTCCGCATCGCCCAAAAGCGCCGTAAGAAACTGTGTTCGGTAGACAAGGCCAACGTGCTCGAAGTCACCGAATTATGGCGCAACGTGATGGCCGAGGTCGGCAAAGACTACCCCGACGTACAACTGAGCCACATGTACGTCGACAATGCGGCGATGCAATTGGTGCGGGCGCCGAAACAGTTCGACGTCATCGTCACCACCAACATGTTCGGCGACGTTTTATCCGATATCGCGGCGATGCTGACCGGTTCCATCGGCATGCTGCCGTCGGCTTCGCTGGACGCCAACGCCAAGGGCATGTACGAACCGATCCACGGTTCGGCGCCGGATATTGCCGGCCAAGGCATCGCCAACCCGCTGGCCACGATTTTGTCGGTGGCGATGATGCTGAGGTACACCTTCAACCAACCCGAAGCGGCCGAACGCATCGAAGCGGCGGTCAATAGCGCGCTGGATGCCAATGTGCGCACCGCCGATATCTACTCCGCCGGCACGACCCAAGTCAGCACGGCCGAAATGGGCAACGCCGTTCTCAAAGCTTTACAAGGATAA
- the leuD gene encoding 3-isopropylmalate dehydratase small subunit: MQAFTTLTALVAPLDRANVDTDAIIPKQFLKSIRRAGFGPYLFDEWRYLDRGEPEMDCSNRPLNKDFVLNQPQYQGAQILLTRENFGCGSSREHAPWALEDYGFRAIIAPSFADIFFNNCFKNGILPIVLPAETVDRLFKELGDGYQLTIDLQAQTITTPSGESIGFNVDENRRYRLLNGLDDIALTLQHADKIKAYEAERAKRAPWLFREA, encoded by the coding sequence ATGCAGGCTTTTACCACTTTGACCGCTTTGGTTGCACCGCTGGATCGAGCCAACGTCGATACCGATGCCATTATTCCGAAACAGTTCTTGAAATCGATCCGCCGCGCCGGCTTCGGCCCCTACCTGTTCGACGAATGGCGTTATCTGGACCGCGGAGAGCCGGAAATGGATTGCAGCAACCGGCCGTTGAATAAAGACTTCGTGCTGAACCAACCGCAGTACCAAGGGGCGCAAATCTTGTTGACCCGGGAAAACTTCGGTTGCGGCTCGTCGCGCGAACACGCGCCGTGGGCCTTGGAAGACTACGGTTTCCGCGCCATTATTGCACCGAGTTTCGCCGACATCTTCTTCAACAATTGCTTCAAAAACGGCATTTTGCCTATCGTGTTGCCCGCGGAAACGGTAGACCGCTTGTTCAAGGAGCTCGGCGACGGTTACCAATTGACCATCGATCTGCAAGCGCAAACCATCACGACGCCGAGCGGCGAGTCTATCGGCTTTAACGTCGACGAAAACCGCCGCTACCGCTTGCTGAACGGCCTGGACGACATCGCGCTGACCTTGCAACACGCCGACAAAATCAAGGCCTACGAAGCGGAACGCGCCAAACGCGCGCCCTGGCTATTCAGAGAAGCTTGA
- the leuC gene encoding 3-isopropylmalate dehydratase large subunit, whose amino-acid sequence MAGKTLYDKLWDDHVVHTEDDGSCLIYIDRQLLHEVTSPQAFDGMRISGRKPWRVARNLAVADHNVPTSGRAQGIADPVSRLQVQTLENNCAEFGITEFDMADIRQGIVHVVGPEQGATLPGMTVVCGDSHTSTHGASAALAFGIGTSEVEHALATQTLVQKKAKNMLIKVNGKTGPGVTAKDIVLAIIGRIGTAGGTGYTIEFGGDAIRALSMEGRMTVCNMAIEAGARAGLIACDEKTIEFYRDRPYSPKGEDWNMAVRYWEKLHSDADAKFDKVIEFDAAAIKPQVSWGTSPEMVLPVDASIPDPAQEADPVKKQSIERALTYMGLQAGQRITDIKLDKVFIGSCTNSRIEDLRAAAAAIKGRKKAASVKQVLVVPGSGLIKQQAEAEGLDKIFIAADFEWREPGCSMCLAMNADRLDAGEHCASTSNRNFEGRQGYGGRTHLVSPAMAAAAAIAGHFVNVAEEA is encoded by the coding sequence ATGGCAGGTAAAACCTTATACGACAAATTGTGGGACGACCACGTCGTCCACACCGAAGACGACGGCTCGTGCCTGATTTACATTGACCGCCAGTTATTGCACGAAGTGACTTCGCCGCAAGCCTTCGACGGCATGCGCATCTCGGGCCGCAAACCCTGGCGCGTGGCACGTAACCTGGCGGTGGCCGACCATAACGTGCCGACATCGGGCCGCGCCCAAGGCATCGCCGACCCGGTTTCGCGGTTGCAAGTCCAGACCTTGGAAAACAATTGCGCCGAATTCGGCATTACCGAATTCGACATGGCCGACATTCGCCAAGGCATCGTCCACGTGGTCGGTCCGGAACAAGGAGCCACCCTGCCCGGCATGACCGTGGTCTGCGGCGACTCGCACACCTCGACTCACGGCGCATCTGCCGCGTTGGCGTTCGGTATCGGCACCTCGGAAGTCGAACACGCGCTGGCAACGCAGACTCTGGTACAAAAGAAAGCCAAAAACATGTTGATCAAGGTCAACGGCAAAACCGGCCCCGGCGTCACCGCCAAAGACATTGTGCTGGCGATCATCGGCCGGATCGGCACCGCCGGCGGCACCGGTTACACCATCGAATTCGGCGGCGACGCAATTCGTGCGCTGAGCATGGAAGGCCGGATGACGGTCTGCAACATGGCTATCGAAGCCGGTGCCCGTGCCGGCTTGATCGCCTGCGACGAAAAAACCATCGAGTTCTACCGCGACCGCCCCTATTCGCCGAAAGGCGAAGACTGGAACATGGCCGTGCGTTACTGGGAAAAACTGCATTCCGACGCCGACGCCAAGTTCGACAAAGTCATCGAATTCGACGCTGCCGCGATCAAACCGCAAGTAAGCTGGGGCACCTCGCCGGAAATGGTATTGCCGGTCGATGCCAGCATTCCCGACCCGGCGCAAGAAGCCGATCCGGTCAAAAAACAAAGTATCGAGCGCGCCTTGACCTACATGGGCTTGCAGGCCGGCCAAAGAATCACCGACATCAAGCTGGACAAAGTATTTATCGGCTCCTGCACCAACTCGCGCATCGAAGACTTGCGCGCCGCTGCCGCAGCGATCAAAGGCCGCAAAAAAGCCGCCTCGGTCAAGCAAGTGTTGGTGGTACCCGGTTCCGGCCTGATCAAACAGCAAGCCGAAGCCGAAGGTCTGGACAAAATCTTCATCGCGGCCGATTTCGAATGGCGCGAACCGGGTTGCTCAATGTGCCTGGCGATGAACGCCGACAGGCTCGACGCCGGCGAGCATTGCGCGTCGACCTCCAACCGTAACTTCGAAGGCCGCCAAGGCTACGGCGGCCGCACCCATTTGGTCAGCCCAGCGATGGCCGCCGCAGCGGCGATTGCCGGCCACTTTGTCAATGTCGCCGAGGAGGCTTAA
- the adk gene encoding adenylate kinase, with product MRIILLGSPGSGKGTQAQFITEKYGIPQISTGDMLRAAVREGTPLGIEAKKVMDSGGLVSDEIILGLIKERIAQDDCKNGFLLDGFPRTIAQAEGLAKMGVELDYVVEIAVDDEEIIKRMSGRRVHPASGRSYHVVFNPPKQDGIDDVTGEPLIQRDDDREETVRKRLSVYHEQTKPLVGFYSAAGQTAKFASIAGVGSVQDITDKLFAALA from the coding sequence ATGCGCATTATCCTGTTAGGCAGCCCAGGTTCCGGTAAAGGCACCCAAGCCCAGTTCATCACCGAGAAATACGGCATCCCGCAAATTTCCACCGGCGACATGTTGCGCGCCGCAGTCCGCGAAGGCACTCCGCTGGGCATCGAAGCCAAGAAAGTCATGGATAGCGGCGGTCTGGTCTCCGACGAGATTATTCTGGGCTTGATCAAGGAGCGCATTGCGCAAGACGACTGCAAAAACGGCTTTTTGCTGGACGGTTTTCCGCGCACCATCGCCCAAGCCGAAGGCTTGGCAAAAATGGGCGTCGAACTGGATTACGTCGTCGAAATTGCCGTCGATGACGAGGAAATCATCAAACGCATGAGCGGCCGCCGCGTGCATCCGGCTTCCGGCCGCAGTTACCACGTCGTGTTCAATCCGCCGAAACAGGACGGTATCGACGACGTTACCGGCGAGCCTTTAATCCAACGCGACGACGACCGGGAAGAAACCGTGCGCAAGCGCCTGAGCGTCTACCACGAGCAAACCAAACCGCTGGTGGGCTTTTATTCGGCCGCCGGCCAAACAGCCAAATTCGCGTCGATTGCCGGCGTCGGCTCGGTGCAGGACATTACCGACAAGCTATTCGCGGCATTGGCTTAA
- the rsmA gene encoding 16S rRNA (adenine(1518)-N(6)/adenine(1519)-N(6))-dimethyltransferase RsmA has product MTHTARKRFGQNFLQDYRIIHDILDYAHPQPGEHWVEIGPGLGALTKPLLDSGVKLDVVELDRDLVARLQQQFKGNANLTIHSADALNFDFSGLAAAGEKLRVIGNLPYNISTPLMFHLLEDCNCVEDMHFMLQKEVVDRICAEPGSKKYGRLSVMMQYYCEAEWLFDVPPESFDPIPAVMSAIIRLAPYAEPPVAVADMDGFNQLVSQAFSQRRKTIRNSLKNLIGEPTFAELGIDANLRAEAISLAEFALLSQHLTPPEPT; this is encoded by the coding sequence ATGACCCACACCGCCCGCAAACGCTTCGGCCAAAACTTTCTGCAAGATTACCGAATCATCCACGACATTTTGGATTACGCCCATCCGCAGCCGGGCGAGCACTGGGTCGAGATCGGCCCCGGCCTGGGGGCGCTGACTAAGCCATTGCTGGACAGCGGCGTAAAACTGGACGTGGTCGAATTGGACCGGGATTTGGTGGCGCGGCTGCAACAGCAATTCAAGGGCAACGCCAACCTGACCATCCACAGCGCGGACGCGTTGAATTTCGATTTCAGCGGTTTGGCTGCAGCCGGCGAAAAATTGCGGGTGATTGGCAATCTGCCCTACAACATCTCGACGCCGCTGATGTTTCATTTGCTGGAAGACTGCAACTGCGTCGAAGACATGCATTTCATGCTGCAAAAAGAAGTGGTGGATCGGATTTGCGCGGAGCCGGGCAGTAAAAAGTACGGTCGGCTCAGCGTGATGATGCAGTATTACTGCGAGGCGGAATGGTTGTTCGACGTACCGCCGGAAAGCTTCGATCCGATACCCGCCGTAATGTCGGCCATTATCCGGCTGGCGCCGTATGCCGAGCCGCCGGTCGCCGTCGCCGATATGGACGGCTTTAACCAGTTAGTCAGCCAAGCTTTCTCGCAACGGCGCAAGACCATCCGCAATTCGTTGAAAAATCTGATCGGCGAACCGACGTTTGCCGAATTGGGCATCGACGCCAATCTGCGCGCGGAAGCCATATCCTTGGCCGAGTTCGCGCTGCTCAGCCAACACCTGACACCGCCCGAACCGACCTGA
- a CDS encoding AAA family ATPase, whose product MFLEKIRLKNPLSFQDETIDLKPLNILIGHNGSGKSNLIEAIGLLQSTPRGIAGSIREEDGRQTTIG is encoded by the coding sequence ATGTTTTTGGAAAAAATTCGACTGAAAAACCCCCTGTCATTTCAAGACGAAACCATCGATTTAAAACCGCTTAATATTTTGATCGGCCACAACGGCAGTGGAAAATCCAACTTAATTGAAGCTATTGGTTTATTGCAATCTACACCCCGAGGTATTGCAGGCTCGATACGGGAAGAAGATGGCCGCCAAACGACTATTGGATAA
- the pdxA gene encoding 4-hydroxythreonine-4-phosphate dehydrogenase PdxA: MTIPRIALTPGEPAGIGPDLTVQLVQHQLPCRPVAVADPELLVQRAEKLGLPLTIELFEIEQPPAIQHQPGTLTVLPLKLGAPAVCGRLNPDNSHYVLETIRQATLGCLSGTFSAMVTGPVHKAAINDAGFRFSGHTEFIAELCGADPVMMLATPGLRVALATTHLPLTQVSAAITNESLSRVVRVLDSDLRQRFRIASPRILVCGLNPHAGENGHLGHEEIRIIEPTLERLRSEGIHLYGPLPADTLFTPKYLDHADAVLAMYHDQGLPVLKYKGFGQAVNVTLGLPIVRTSVDHGTALELAGTGKADLGSLQFALRTALDMIDW, translated from the coding sequence ATGACGATACCCAGAATAGCTTTAACCCCGGGCGAACCGGCCGGCATCGGCCCGGATTTAACCGTACAACTGGTACAACACCAACTCCCGTGCCGGCCCGTCGCCGTGGCCGATCCGGAACTGTTGGTACAGCGTGCAGAAAAGCTCGGCCTACCGCTAACCATCGAACTGTTCGAAATCGAACAACCACCCGCCATCCAACACCAGCCGGGCACGCTGACGGTATTGCCGCTAAAACTAGGCGCGCCGGCAGTTTGCGGCCGACTCAATCCCGACAACAGCCACTACGTGCTGGAAACCATCCGCCAAGCGACGCTGGGCTGCCTGAGCGGCACCTTCTCGGCGATGGTGACCGGGCCGGTGCATAAAGCAGCGATCAACGATGCCGGCTTCCGCTTCAGCGGCCATACCGAGTTCATCGCCGAACTGTGCGGCGCCGATCCGGTCATGATGCTGGCGACGCCGGGCCTGCGGGTAGCTCTGGCCACTACCCACCTGCCGTTGACCCAGGTCAGCGCCGCGATTACGAACGAGTCTTTAAGCCGAGTCGTCAGAGTACTGGACAGCGATTTGCGCCAACGTTTCCGCATCGCCTCGCCGCGAATCCTGGTGTGCGGCCTGAATCCCCACGCCGGCGAAAACGGCCACCTCGGCCACGAAGAGATCAGAATCATCGAACCCACTCTGGAGCGCCTGCGCAGCGAGGGCATCCATTTGTACGGTCCACTGCCGGCCGACACTTTGTTTACCCCCAAGTACTTGGACCATGCCGACGCCGTGCTGGCCATGTACCACGACCAGGGTCTGCCGGTCTTGAAATACAAAGGCTTCGGCCAAGCCGTCAACGTCACGCTAGGCCTGCCCATCGTGCGCACCTCGGTCGACCACGGCACCGCGCTGGAACTGGCCGGCACCGGCAAAGCCGACCTCGGCAGTTTGCAATTTGCGCTACGAACGGCGTTGGATATGATCGATTGGTAG
- a CDS encoding MarR family winged helix-turn-helix transcriptional regulator translates to MTTLIRSEERKKCTELGMQPVHFQVLNYLSRCNKYSNTPAAVANYLGMTRGTVSQSLIILEKKGYIGKTPDTNDKRVVHLHLLPDGVEILKQARPSDLFTSATAILQHSEAPPSDTNVFQQALTALQKANQSQSFGVCKTCRNFSEKDGGFFCLLTQEKLSIEDSQKICQEHNPV, encoded by the coding sequence ATGACCACGTTAATCCGCTCGGAAGAACGGAAAAAATGCACCGAACTGGGCATGCAACCGGTACATTTCCAAGTACTGAACTACCTATCGCGCTGTAACAAATATAGCAACACGCCGGCCGCGGTTGCCAATTACCTGGGCATGACGCGCGGTACCGTTTCGCAATCGCTGATCATTTTGGAAAAAAAAGGCTACATCGGCAAAACGCCGGATACTAACGATAAACGTGTAGTACATCTGCATTTGCTGCCGGACGGCGTGGAAATCCTGAAACAAGCCCGCCCCTCCGACCTGTTCACCAGCGCCACGGCAATTTTGCAGCATAGCGAGGCGCCGCCTTCAGACACCAACGTGTTCCAACAAGCCTTGACTGCGTTACAAAAAGCCAACCAGTCGCAATCGTTCGGAGTCTGCAAGACCTGCCGAAATTTCAGCGAAAAAGACGGCGGCTTTTTTTGCCTGCTGACCCAAGAAAAACTCAGCATCGAAGACAGCCAAAAAATCTGCCAGGAACACAATCCGGTCTGA
- a CDS encoding nitrite reductase encodes MKKTTIRLRKNLLASSIIMLLSSGVALAKSDDMHQIYQDNCASCHGSDHGGYLAPALNADTLKGRSPTALRTIVMAGSFDTLMPPFYGRLSDDEIRGVIKHLQSTPKQPNPAWTIDDMKNSLKVYVKDESTLPSKPTFQIDDKFENLIGVAARGKYGRGEGSKAIFINSATHQKVGEVATGTAAHIIDFNPANPRWAYVKTDTAEIFKVDLYSMKAVRSIKTGWNGPGMGVSRDGKYIMAGSFVPHNAVILDADTLEPLKTFELEGIDPDGKHVSSDSGMIIGTPYADVFAIALENAGQVWIVDYKKDGFPVTKIEKVGRHLHDAFLTHGGKKLMVASYDDSIVAAIDLEERKLIKQLPAGCVPHVGGGSAVKVDGRTLGFGTNFGDCDKMVVSVWDLDKMEVVKQVPVSGGTESPAAHANAPYVAVDIISKDRRARTVQLIDKKSLEVVKTLDVGGHAYFPEYSADGKFLYISAGYNGDEVVVYDSNSLQKVASIPMESPAGIFSRGRVKYMTRGLSPDEMEQHK; translated from the coding sequence ATGAAAAAAACAACGATAAGACTGCGTAAAAATTTACTGGCGAGTTCCATCATCATGCTCTTGTCGTCCGGAGTGGCGCTGGCCAAGAGCGACGATATGCACCAAATCTATCAAGACAACTGCGCGAGCTGCCACGGCTCCGATCACGGCGGGTATTTGGCGCCGGCGCTGAACGCGGACACTTTGAAGGGCCGCAGCCCGACCGCGTTGCGCACCATCGTCATGGCCGGCAGTTTCGATACGCTGATGCCTCCTTTCTACGGCAGATTGAGCGACGACGAGATTCGCGGGGTGATCAAGCACTTGCAGTCAACCCCGAAACAACCGAATCCGGCCTGGACCATAGACGACATGAAAAATTCGTTGAAAGTCTACGTCAAAGACGAGAGCACCTTGCCTAGCAAACCGACTTTCCAGATCGACGATAAATTCGAAAATCTGATCGGCGTAGCTGCGCGCGGCAAATATGGCCGCGGCGAAGGTTCCAAAGCCATTTTCATTAACAGCGCGACCCATCAGAAAGTCGGCGAGGTTGCGACCGGCACTGCTGCGCACATTATCGACTTCAACCCGGCCAATCCGCGTTGGGCTTACGTCAAAACCGACACCGCCGAGATTTTCAAAGTCGATTTGTACTCGATGAAAGCGGTACGCAGTATCAAAACCGGCTGGAACGGCCCCGGCATGGGCGTATCGCGCGACGGCAAATACATCATGGCTGGCTCCTTCGTGCCGCATAACGCCGTGATCTTGGATGCCGATACCCTGGAACCGTTGAAAACCTTTGAATTGGAAGGTATCGATCCCGACGGTAAACATGTCTCATCCGATTCCGGCATGATCATCGGTACGCCGTATGCCGATGTCTTTGCGATCGCGTTGGAAAACGCCGGCCAAGTCTGGATTGTCGATTACAAAAAAGACGGCTTCCCGGTCACCAAAATCGAAAAAGTCGGCCGCCACTTGCACGATGCCTTCCTGACCCACGGTGGCAAAAAACTGATGGTGGCATCCTATGACGACAGCATCGTCGCCGCCATCGATCTGGAAGAGCGCAAACTGATCAAACAATTGCCGGCCGGTTGCGTGCCGCACGTCGGCGGCGGATCGGCGGTGAAAGTCGATGGCCGTACCTTGGGCTTCGGCACCAACTTCGGCGACTGCGACAAGATGGTCGTCAGCGTTTGGGACTTGGACAAAATGGAAGTGGTCAAGCAAGTGCCGGTTTCCGGCGGCACCGAGTCGCCTGCCGCTCATGCCAATGCGCCTTACGTCGCGGTGGACATCATCAGCAAGGACAGACGCGCCCGTACCGTGCAGTTGATCGACAAAAAATCGCTCGAAGTGGTTAAAACCCTGGATGTCGGCGGCCACGCCTACTTCCCGGAATACAGTGCCGACGGCAAATTCCTGTACATCTCCGCCGGCTACAATGGCGACGAAGTCGTGGTCTACGATTCCAACAGTCTGCAAAAAGTAGCTTCGATCCCGATGGAAAGCCCGGCCGGGATTTTCTCCAGAGGTCGTGTCAAGTACATGACTCGCGGTTTGTCGCCTGACGAGATGGAGCAACACAAATGA
- a CDS encoding c-type cytochrome, translating to MKIARYSAMVLAGMFAANAQAVSLYVGQYKAGVVCAQCHGIRMPSADAPFPPLGGRDPEYLKTAIKQYRDKTRKSDIMNAIAGSLTDSEIADIAAYYGSVKP from the coding sequence ATGAAAATAGCCCGTTACAGTGCAATGGTGTTGGCCGGCATGTTCGCCGCCAATGCCCAGGCGGTTAGCTTATATGTCGGCCAGTACAAAGCCGGTGTGGTGTGTGCGCAATGCCACGGTATCCGCATGCCGAGCGCGGACGCGCCGTTTCCGCCGTTAGGCGGACGCGATCCGGAATATTTGAAAACCGCGATCAAGCAATACCGCGATAAGACTCGCAAGTCGGACATCATGAACGCGATAGCCGGTTCGTTGACCGATAGCGAGATTGCCGATATTGCCGCTTATTACGGCAGCGTCAAGCCTTAA
- a CDS encoding c-type cytochrome codes for MRLAWILGVFCFGVCADEPGAARQQELENMLKHDCGSCHGLPPKGGLGPSLMPDALAGKNDALLFDAIRNGRAGTAMPSWRPFLNDAEIRWMVSRLRQR; via the coding sequence ATGCGGCTCGCCTGGATACTCGGCGTGTTTTGTTTCGGCGTCTGCGCCGACGAGCCGGGTGCTGCTCGCCAGCAGGAACTGGAGAATATGCTGAAGCACGACTGCGGTTCCTGCCACGGTTTGCCGCCGAAAGGCGGATTGGGGCCTTCGTTGATGCCGGACGCCTTGGCCGGCAAAAACGATGCGTTGTTGTTCGATGCGATTCGTAACGGCCGGGCCGGCACCGCAATGCCGTCTTGGCGCCCGTTTTTGAACGATGCCGAGATCAGATGGATGGTTAGTCGTCTGCGTCAACGCTGA